A region from the Vicia villosa cultivar HV-30 ecotype Madison, WI linkage group LG3, Vvil1.0, whole genome shotgun sequence genome encodes:
- the LOC131656397 gene encoding pleckstrin homology domain-containing protein 1-like, giving the protein MENLWRAATGQEPDPEAYAGIEFWSNPERSGWLTKQGDYIKTWRRRWFVLKQGKLFWFKDQSSAATHSSVPRGVISVSTCLTVKGAEDVLHKASAFELSTPESTMFFIADNDKDKEDWINSIGRAIVLGSRSHAASEVIDYRQSSET; this is encoded by the coding sequence ATGGAGAATCTATGGCGAGCAGCAACCGGTCAAGAACCCGACCCAGAAGCCTACGCCGGAATCGAATTCTGGTCAAACCCCGAACGCTCCGGCTGGCTTACCAAACAAGGCGACTACATCAAAACCTGGCGCCGCCGCTGGTTCGTTCTCAAGCAAGGCAAACTCTTCTGGTTCAAGGACCAATCCTCCGCCGCCACACACTCCTCCGTCCCGCGCGGCGTCATCTCCGTGTCCACCTGCCTCACTGTAAAAGGCGCCGAGGACGTTCTGCACAAAGCCTCCGCGTTTGAACTCTCGACGCCGGAGTCTACTATGTTCTTTATTGCCGATAATGATAAGGATAAGGAAGATTGGATCAATTCGATTGGGAGGGCGATTGTTCTTGGGTCGAGATCTCATGCTGCTTCTGAGGTTATTGATTATCGTCAATCTAGTGAGACTTGA